One window of the Perca fluviatilis chromosome 5, GENO_Pfluv_1.0, whole genome shotgun sequence genome contains the following:
- the dazap2 gene encoding DAZ-associated protein 2 produces MNNKGSYQQQAVYPQQSSAPVYPPAMQMSPQAPPYTDTPPAYSEIYQPRYVLPHQVPGQVAQMSSHYPGAQMFMPMQHMPVGQMGQNVPMAYYPMGAMYPHGSTVMVDSSYDAGARFTAGSGVSIPPPPPGHPPNAAQLAAMQGANVVMAQRKNNFFLGGSSGGYTIW; encoded by the exons ATGAACAACAAAG GTTCATATCAACAGCAGGCTGTGTACCCTCAGCAGAGCTCTGCACCTGTATACCCTCCTGCTATGCAAATGTCTCCTCAGGCCCCTccttacacagacacaccaccTGCATATTCTGAG ATATACCAGCCCAGATATGTGCTTCCACATCAGGTGCCCGGTCAGGTGGCGCAGATGTCCTCTCACTACCCTGGTGCTCAGATGTTTATGCCCATGCAACATATGCCTGTTGGGCAAATGGGCCAGAATGTCCCCATGGCTTACTACCCCATGGGAGCCATGTACCCCCATGGTTCAACAGTGATGGTGGATAGCAGCTATGATGCTGGTGCTCGCTTCACAGCAGGCAGCGGCGTTTCCATTCCA CCTCCACCTCCTGGACATCCCCCCAATGCAGCTCAGCTGGCTGCCATGCAGGGTGCCAATGTTGTAATGGCACAGCGCAAGAACAACTTCTTCCTGGGTGGATCCAGTGGAGGTTATACCATCTGGTAA
- the LOC120558961 gene encoding cell adhesion molecule 2-like: MVPSPTLSTHMNTNVTEASDMGPLTSLPTQADTTMIQAVTTAAPASPDSAVVAVVIVLILLTVAALGFLLYRYLCHNKGDYRTTGEAAPGDDPDDEYNNQAASEKKEYFI; the protein is encoded by the exons ATGGTGCCCTCGCCAACACTCTCCACACATATGAACACAAATGTGACAGAGG CATCAGATATGGGGCCTTTAACATCCCTTCCTACACAAGCAGACACCACCATGATTCAGG CGGTAACAACAGCAGCCCCTGCCAGTCCAGACTCGGCAGTTGTAGCAG TGGTTATTGTTCTCATCCTGCTGACGGTAGCTGCTTTGGGCTTCCTGCTTTACCGGTATCTCTGCCACAACAAAGGAGACTACAGGACGACAGGGGAGGCGGCTCCGGGGGACGACCCCGATGACGAGTACAATAACCAAGCTGCGAGCGAAAAAAAGGAATACTTCATATGA
- the bin2a gene encoding bridging integrator 2a has translation MAESTSPKGNSGDFAKKVQRQLSRSKEKVLQRLGKTVESRDDQFEQCLQQFNDQQTDGNRMYKDLRNYINAVRDMREASRRLSQSLFDAYETDWAGEEDLGAIVEGEDLLWNDFEVKLLDQAVRTMESYVSQFPDVREKVAKRGRKLVDYDSSLHHLEALQTAKKRDDVKINKAEEEMNAAKSVYEGINTELKEELPVLFDSRVGCFVTVFSAVSNLRDIFYKEMSTLNLDLHNVIKELQAQHPDKMFALKGMQRYGSLKRRSLMSPKAWKASFSEFHKSYSPKPAQRFSFKSPDKPRHSTLSRESSTLAVSPPSPLLETPESRDLDAGSSHSETHGSPEQGDAAAGNQLKSLEDSSQVEEEKGLKDEEPTPPAGSDNKGDGEKAPPSESSSELNNSCDSLSLELQLSAADDSPLHIEEREDTSLVLNTPRPNGLENGEVSGLNSETKDLSIPHKNAPAEKQASPDSKSTDV, from the exons ATGGCAGAGAGTACGAGTCCAAAAGGCAACTCTGGTGACTTTGCTAAAAAAGTCCAGAGACAGCTAAGCAGAAGCAAGGAAAAG GTTCTGCAAAGGCTGGGGAAGACAGTGGAGAGCAGAGATGACCAATTTGAACAGTGTCTCCAACAGTTTAATGACCAGCAG ACTGATGGGAACCGGATGTACAAGGATCTGAGGAACTACATTAATGCAGTTAGag ACATGCGTGAAGCTTCAAGACGCCTTTCCCAGTCTCTGTTTGACGCTTATGAGACCGACTGGGCTGGAGAGGAAGATCTAGGAGCCATCGTAGAG GGGGAAGACCTCCTGTGGAATGACTTTGAGGTGAAGCTATTAGACCAGGCCGTACGCACCATGGAGTCCTACGTGAGCCAATTCCCAGATGTCAGG GAGAAAGTAGCCAAGAGGGGGAGAAAACTGGTGGACTACGACTCTTCCCTCCACCACCTGGAGGCACTGCAGACTGCTAAGAAGAGGGACGATGTCAAGATTAACAAG GCAGAAGAAGAGATGAATGCTGCCAAAAGTGTCTATGAAGGCATCAACACTGAGTTAAAAGAAGAGCTGCCTGTGCTCTTTGATAG CCGCGTTGGATGCTTCGTGACAGTCTTCTCAGCTGTATCAAATTTACGAGACATATTCTATAAGGAAATGAGCACG CTCAACCTCGATCTACATAATGTGATAAAGGAGCTGCAGGCTCAGCATCCGGACAAAATGTTTGCCTTGAAGGGAATGCAACG atATGGCTCCCTGAAGAGACGAAGTCTAATGTCCCCTAAGGCCTGGAAAGCCAGCTTCTCTGAGTTTCACAAGAGCTATAGCCCTAAACCTGCCCAGAGGTTTAGTTTCAAGTCCCCGGACAAGCCTCGCCACAGCACTCTGTCCAGAGAGAGCAGCACCCTCGCAGTCTCCCCGCCATCACCTCTTCTGGAGACCCCCGAGTCCAGGGACCTGGACGCGGGATCCAGCCACAGTGAGACCCACGGTTCTCCTGAACAAGGAGACGCTGCGGCTGGAAACCAGCTGAAGTCGCTGGAAGACAGCAGTCAGGTGGAAGAGGAGAAGGGCCTGAAAGATGAGGAGCCTACGCCTCCTGCAGGATCTGATAATAAGGGAGACGGTGAGAAAGCTCCGCCGAGCGAGAGCAGCTCTGAACTCAACAACTCCTGTGATTCACTGAGCTTGGAGCTCCAGCTGTCTGCAGCAGACGACAGCCCGCTGCACATCGAGGAGAGAGAAGACACTTCTCTAGTGCTCAACACTCCCAGACCAAATGGACTGGAGAACGGAGAGGTTTCTGGGTTAAACTCTGAGACTAAGGACCTGAGCATTCCTCACAAG AATGCTCCTGCAGAAAAACAGGCATCTCCGGATTCAAAAAGCACAGACGTTTAA
- the si:ch211-210c8.6 gene encoding uncharacterized protein si:ch211-210c8.6 produces the protein MGSTLARCAATDLGIQWAGWALAAAFRTEKFYDLAGSGTFILLAHLSRIWGGASHVRQKVQTGLVTAWGLRLGTFLFMRILKDGHDRRFNNVRDSPGTFFVYWTVQALWVFMTLLPTLMLNSEKRDVPLGTRDYLGWTIWGLGFAAEAIADQQKWLFKRDPDNAGKFIQSGLWAYSRHPNYFGEILQWSGLWLSASSVMQGPQYLSVASPLFVWFLLRYVSGIPILEKQAVKKWGSVPGFQDYIKNTPLLWPWPKF, from the exons ATGGGCAGCACTCTGGCCAGGTGTGCCGCCACCGACCTGGGCATCCAGTGGGCCGGCTGGGCTCTGGCTGCAGCTTTCAGAACCGAGAAGTTTTATGATTTGGCAG GATCTGGCACATTTATACTACTTGCCCACCTGAGTCGTATCTGGGGAGGAGCCAGTCATGTCCGCCAGAAGGTGCAGACTGGGTTGGTGACAGCATGGGGACTCAG GCTGGGGACATTCCTCTTCATGCGGATCTTGAAGGACGGTCACGATCGCAGGTTCAACAATGTCAGAGACAGCCCAGGGACTTTCTTTGTGTATTGGACTGTTCAAG cactgtGGGTATTTATGACCCTCCTGCCCACCCTCATGCTGAATAGCGAGAAGCGAGATGTGCCTCTGGGAACGAGGGACTACCTCGGCTGGACTATATGGGGCCTGGGCTTCGCTGCTGAAGCTATTGCTGATCAGCAGAAATGGCTTTTCAAGCGGGACCCAGATAATGCT GGGAAGTTCATCCAGAGTGGCCTATGGGCTTACAGCAGACACCCGAACTATTTTGGAGAGATCCTGCAGTGGTCGGGTCTCTGGCTCTCGGCCTCATCAGTGATGCAGGGTCCCCAGTACCTGAGCGTGGCGTCGCCTCTCTTCGTCTGGTTCCTGCTGCGTTACGTCAGCGGCATCCCCATCCTGGAGAAGCAGGCCGTGAAGAAGTGGGGATCGGTTCCAGGCTTCCAGGACTACATCAAGAACACTCCTCTTCTCTGGCCATGGCCTAAATTTTAA